A genomic segment from Verrucomicrobiaceae bacterium encodes:
- a CDS encoding ATP-binding protein, translating into MFDRWYAPTLAAKLTRPFVHIVFGARQCGKSTLIRSLLPEHAHIFDLADPGERSRFLREPERLIRICQAMPGQKEPHTVFVDEVQAVPALFDAVQHLFDSDKKRWRFILCGSSARKLRQAGANLLPGRSFVHHLFPLTMAERPAPKSMKATSAGIIDISFDPPSRNRFPEADLITRLAFGELPGVVTADEEDRDAMLNGYAVLHLEEEIRREGLVRDWGKFQRFLQLAAAESGQIVNYAAISNEAALSQPTVKAHYQLLEDMFLGFTLPAWTRSPRKQLLSTPRFYLFDLGLRHAAAGLTASEQTVLSNPGPIFEQWVGIELWKRLRYLGKGNLYYMRTKDGAEVDFIIEHGGEIIPIEVKWTTNPTPSDARHLRTFMAEQKGKAKRGYVVCRCDRPMQLDSHITAIPWHHL; encoded by the coding sequence ATGTTTGACCGCTGGTATGCCCCGACACTCGCCGCAAAGCTCACTCGACCGTTCGTTCACATCGTGTTCGGAGCGCGGCAGTGTGGGAAGTCCACACTCATCCGCTCCCTGCTGCCAGAGCACGCCCACATCTTTGATCTGGCTGATCCGGGTGAGCGATCACGCTTCCTGCGCGAGCCAGAAAGGCTGATCCGCATCTGCCAGGCCATGCCAGGCCAAAAGGAGCCGCACACCGTCTTTGTCGATGAGGTGCAGGCTGTGCCCGCCCTGTTTGATGCAGTGCAACATCTTTTCGATTCGGACAAGAAACGCTGGCGCTTCATCCTGTGCGGCAGCTCGGCGCGAAAGCTGCGACAGGCCGGAGCAAACCTGCTGCCGGGGCGCAGCTTTGTGCATCACCTCTTCCCCCTGACGATGGCTGAACGTCCAGCTCCGAAGTCGATGAAAGCCACCAGCGCAGGCATCATCGACATTTCTTTTGATCCCCCGAGCCGCAACCGTTTCCCCGAGGCGGATCTGATCACGCGGCTGGCCTTCGGCGAGCTACCGGGCGTCGTCACCGCGGATGAGGAGGACCGGGACGCGATGCTCAATGGCTATGCGGTGCTGCATTTGGAGGAGGAAATCCGCCGCGAGGGCCTGGTGCGTGATTGGGGGAAGTTTCAGCGCTTCCTGCAACTCGCGGCTGCCGAATCCGGCCAGATCGTGAACTATGCCGCCATCTCCAACGAAGCCGCTCTCTCGCAGCCGACGGTCAAGGCGCACTACCAGCTTTTGGAGGACATGTTTCTCGGCTTCACCCTTCCCGCCTGGACCCGCAGCCCGAGGAAGCAACTGCTCTCGACCCCGCGCTTCTACCTCTTTGACCTCGGCCTGCGTCACGCCGCCGCAGGGCTGACAGCATCTGAGCAGACGGTGCTGTCCAATCCTGGCCCCATCTTTGAGCAATGGGTCGGGATCGAGCTATGGAAACGCCTGCGCTACCTGGGCAAAGGCAATCTCTACTACATGCGCACCAAGGACGGCGCGGAGGTGGACTTCATCATCGAGCACGGTGGTGAGATCATCCCCATCGAGGTGAAATGGACCACAAACCCCACTCCTTCCGATGCCCGCCACCTGCGCACCTTCATGGCCGAGCAGAAAGGCAAAGCCAAGCGCGGCTACGTCGTTTGCCGCTGCGACCGCCCGATGCAACTCGACTCCCACATCACCGCGATCCCCTGGCATCACCTTTGA
- a CDS encoding FAD-dependent oxidoreductase produces the protein MSKHLLILGGGTAGTMMANHLRRRLSRSDWRMTVVDRSERHLYQPGFLFLPFGIYEESDIVRQTRDFIPHGVDFVQAEVDQILPSEHAVTFNDGKRLSYDLLIVATGCRTAPEETEGMLGPKWRVNVHDFYTLDGAKALREKLADFTGGRVVVHINEMPIKCPVAPLEFAFLADTYFRERGLRDKITLTYVTPLSGAFTKPKSSKKLGHLLADKGIELVTDFVAERVDQENDKLICFDGREVPYDLLVTTPTNMGSEAVRRSAMGDDLDFIPTHKHTLQSLQHPDVFVIGDATNVPASKAGSVAHFESETLADNVMRHIRGEPLKEDFDGHSNCFIESGNGRALLIDFNYEYEPHEGNFPFAFGPMKLLEESRLNHLGKLAFRHVYWNVLLKAWPMPGISRHKKKPIA, from the coding sequence ATGAGCAAACACCTTCTCATCCTCGGCGGCGGCACTGCTGGCACCATGATGGCGAATCACCTCCGCCGTCGTCTTTCGAGGTCAGATTGGCGAATGACTGTAGTGGATCGCTCAGAGCGGCACCTGTATCAGCCAGGGTTTCTTTTTTTACCCTTCGGGATTTATGAAGAGAGCGATATTGTGCGACAGACGCGGGATTTTATCCCTCACGGCGTCGATTTCGTCCAGGCTGAGGTAGATCAGATTCTCCCATCAGAGCACGCGGTCACCTTCAATGATGGAAAGCGACTGTCCTACGACCTGCTCATCGTCGCTACAGGCTGTCGCACGGCCCCGGAGGAAACAGAGGGCATGCTAGGGCCAAAATGGCGTGTGAACGTGCATGATTTCTACACGCTTGATGGTGCTAAGGCTCTGCGGGAAAAGTTGGCCGATTTCACTGGTGGTCGTGTGGTCGTCCATATCAACGAAATGCCGATCAAGTGCCCTGTGGCTCCACTGGAGTTTGCATTCCTGGCCGATACCTATTTCCGCGAGCGTGGACTGCGAGACAAAATCACGCTCACCTATGTCACGCCACTCTCTGGAGCCTTTACCAAGCCCAAATCCTCCAAGAAGCTCGGTCATCTGCTGGCTGACAAGGGTATCGAACTGGTCACTGACTTCGTAGCAGAACGGGTCGATCAGGAAAATGACAAGCTGATCTGCTTTGATGGTCGTGAGGTGCCATACGACCTCCTGGTGACCACGCCGACGAACATGGGCTCTGAAGCCGTGCGCCGCAGCGCCATGGGTGATGATCTCGATTTCATCCCGACTCATAAACACACGCTCCAATCGCTCCAGCACCCCGATGTCTTTGTCATCGGTGATGCGACGAATGTGCCTGCCTCCAAAGCGGGCTCCGTAGCCCACTTTGAGAGTGAAACGCTCGCTGATAACGTGATGCGCCATATCCGAGGCGAACCACTGAAGGAGGACTTCGATGGCCACTCGAATTGTTTCATCGAGTCAGGAAACGGCAGAGCCTTGCTCATCGACTTTAATTATGAGTATGAGCCACACGAGGGTAATTTCCCCTTTGCCTTCGGCCCGATGAAGTTGCTGGAAGAGTCACGGCTCAATCACCTCGGCAAACTAGCTTTTCGCCATGTTTATTGGAATGTGCTGCTAAAAGCCTGGCCGATGCCGGGTATCAGCAGACATAAGAAAAAGCCAATAGCGTGA
- the gcvP gene encoding aminomethyl-transferring glycine dehydrogenase, which translates to MSTNFSRRHIGPSASEAVSMLQTLGFQSLDALIDNVVPEAIRSREALNLPQPLSEEQALRRLKQMMGRNKVLRSFIGLGYHDTFTPPVIQRNVLENPGWYTAYTPYQAEIAQGRLEALMNFQTMICDLTKMDVANASLLDEGTACAEALGLALAQVNGASHVVVSDQCHPHVTEVVKTRLAALSVEVKVVDVMHWRHDSSSKPAAVLVSYPDTLGVIQDYESLALETHAAGALLVVSADLLALAVLRPPGEFGADICVGNSQRFGVPLGFGGPHAAFMAVKDALKRRMPGRLVGLSKDAAGRPAYRLSLQTREQHIRREKATSNICTAQVLLAVIAGMYAVYHGPEGLRRIALRTHGAAVWLASELMQGGVDVLSDDFFDTLSIRTAKADDALKRAQLYGINLRKIDAQTVGVALDERVTAEELVHLLAVFGIAKPKQQPLLQDEHELHFSAQHQRTSAYLKHPVFNSYHSESEMMRYLHRLEVKDIALNRSMIPLGSCTMKLNAVAEMMPLSWPEVNALHPFCPYDQSEGYHAMFSELESWLAECTGFDAVSLQPNAGSQGEYAGLLAIRRFHEAHGDHHRDVCLIPTSAHGTNPASAVMCGMKVVPVICDEQGNISVDDLRSKIANHADNLAALMVTYPSTHGVFEASIVEICRAVHDAGGQVYMDGANMNAQVGLTSPGRIGADVCHLNLHKTFCIPHGGGGPGVGPIAVAAHLRPHLPGHHTWSDQKVGAVCSAPWGSASICTISWMYIAMMGPQLVQATKYAILNANYTAKRLEPSFPTLYKGQGGLVAHECIIDLRHFKRVTVEDVAKRLMDFGFHAPTMSWPVGGTLMIEPTESESQAELDRLCEALQCIRSEIESIETGTSDAVDNALKHAPHTAEAVCANHWPHAYSREEATYPLKWVRESKYWPPVARIDNVHGDRHLICTCVSVEEAAAQ; encoded by the coding sequence ATGTCCACGAACTTTTCTCGCCGTCATATCGGTCCGTCTGCCTCGGAGGCAGTGTCGATGCTCCAAACTCTCGGTTTTCAGTCGCTGGATGCTTTGATCGACAATGTCGTGCCAGAGGCCATCCGCAGCCGGGAGGCGCTGAATTTACCACAGCCGCTCTCGGAGGAACAGGCGCTACGCAGACTCAAGCAGATGATGGGGCGCAATAAGGTGCTGCGCTCCTTTATCGGACTGGGCTATCACGATACTTTTACGCCACCAGTGATTCAGCGGAACGTGCTGGAGAATCCAGGCTGGTACACGGCTTACACTCCGTATCAGGCTGAGATCGCACAGGGGCGACTGGAGGCGCTGATGAATTTCCAGACGATGATTTGTGATCTGACGAAGATGGATGTGGCGAATGCATCCCTGCTGGATGAGGGCACTGCTTGTGCCGAGGCACTGGGACTGGCTCTGGCGCAGGTGAATGGCGCATCGCATGTGGTCGTATCGGATCAATGCCATCCACATGTCACCGAGGTGGTAAAGACACGCTTAGCGGCGCTGAGCGTGGAGGTGAAAGTGGTCGATGTGATGCACTGGCGACATGATAGCTCCAGTAAGCCTGCCGCTGTGCTGGTCAGCTATCCAGACACCCTCGGAGTGATTCAAGATTATGAATCTCTGGCGCTGGAGACGCATGCGGCGGGTGCTCTGCTCGTGGTGAGTGCGGATCTGCTGGCGCTGGCGGTATTGCGCCCGCCGGGAGAGTTTGGCGCGGATATTTGCGTGGGGAATAGTCAGCGTTTTGGCGTGCCGCTGGGCTTTGGTGGACCGCATGCTGCCTTCATGGCGGTGAAGGATGCGCTGAAGCGTCGCATGCCTGGGCGCTTGGTCGGCTTGTCCAAAGACGCGGCGGGGCGGCCTGCGTATCGGCTTTCCTTGCAGACGCGTGAGCAGCATATCCGCCGTGAAAAGGCCACTAGCAACATCTGCACGGCACAGGTGCTGCTCGCGGTGATCGCTGGCATGTATGCCGTGTATCATGGGCCAGAGGGGCTGCGCCGGATCGCCCTCCGCACCCATGGAGCCGCAGTGTGGCTGGCCAGCGAGCTGATGCAGGGTGGAGTGGATGTCCTGAGTGATGATTTTTTTGATACCTTGAGCATCCGCACGGCCAAGGCAGATGATGCGCTGAAGCGTGCGCAGCTTTACGGCATCAATCTCCGTAAAATCGACGCACAGACTGTGGGCGTCGCACTGGATGAGCGTGTGACCGCAGAGGAGCTGGTTCATCTTCTTGCCGTGTTTGGTATCGCCAAGCCGAAGCAGCAACCGCTCCTACAGGATGAGCATGAGCTGCACTTCTCTGCCCAGCATCAGCGGACATCGGCTTACCTGAAGCATCCTGTCTTCAATAGCTACCACAGTGAGTCAGAGATGATGCGCTACCTCCACCGCTTAGAGGTGAAAGACATCGCGCTCAATCGCAGCATGATCCCACTGGGCTCCTGCACGATGAAACTGAATGCGGTGGCGGAAATGATGCCTCTGAGCTGGCCAGAGGTGAATGCACTGCACCCTTTTTGCCCGTATGATCAGAGTGAGGGCTACCACGCCATGTTTAGCGAGCTGGAGTCTTGGCTCGCCGAGTGTACAGGGTTTGATGCCGTGTCGCTCCAGCCCAATGCGGGCTCGCAGGGAGAGTATGCGGGGCTTTTGGCCATCCGGCGCTTCCATGAGGCACATGGAGACCATCACCGCGATGTGTGCCTCATTCCGACCTCTGCACACGGCACGAATCCCGCCAGTGCCGTCATGTGCGGCATGAAAGTCGTGCCTGTCATATGTGATGAGCAGGGCAATATCAGTGTGGATGATTTGAGATCGAAAATCGCAAACCACGCTGACAATCTCGCCGCGCTCATGGTGACGTATCCTAGCACGCATGGTGTCTTTGAGGCCAGCATCGTGGAAATCTGCCGCGCAGTCCATGATGCCGGTGGTCAGGTCTATATGGATGGGGCGAACATGAATGCCCAAGTCGGACTCACCTCTCCTGGACGCATCGGGGCGGATGTCTGCCATCTGAATCTGCACAAGACCTTCTGCATCCCACATGGGGGCGGTGGACCCGGCGTGGGACCGATCGCTGTGGCGGCTCATCTACGTCCACATCTGCCTGGGCATCACACCTGGAGTGATCAAAAAGTCGGAGCTGTCTGCTCTGCCCCCTGGGGGAGTGCGAGCATCTGCACCATCTCATGGATGTACATCGCCATGATGGGGCCGCAGCTCGTGCAGGCCACGAAGTATGCCATCCTGAACGCGAACTATACAGCAAAGCGCCTGGAGCCGAGTTTCCCTACCCTATATAAGGGGCAGGGAGGCCTTGTGGCGCATGAGTGCATCATCGACCTTCGGCATTTCAAACGCGTCACCGTCGAGGACGTGGCCAAGCGGCTCATGGACTTCGGATTTCATGCACCGACGATGAGTTGGCCAGTGGGCGGCACTCTGATGATCGAGCCCACGGAGAGCGAGAGCCAAGCCGAGCTGGATCGCCTGTGCGAGGCCCTGCAATGCATCCGCTCGGAAATCGAATCCATCGAAACTGGCACATCGGATGCAGTAGATAACGCCCTCAAGCACGCTCCTCACACTGCGGAAGCAGTCTGCGCCAATCACTGGCCCCATGCCTACTCACGAGAAGAAGCCACTTATCCACTGAAATGGGTCCGTGAGTCGAAATACTGGCCCCCGGTAGCTCGCATCGACAACGTCCACGGAGACCGTCATCTGATCTGCACCTGCGTCAGTGTGGAAGAGGCTGCGGCTCAATGA